The genomic region CCACCAAATCTAGGTGAATCCAAATCTTCTTGCTGAATAAAGGGCGTCACCGCATTCAAATAATTCTCAAATGCACAGTTAAAGATTGGTGTGTAACCTGCCACCTTAGTTTAGAGCAGAAACATTCCTGCAGAGAAACTCTGAAGGGTCACTTCCTTTGGAAGCCTGCATCACTGCAAGTGAGGATTGGCTTAATTCTGTCCTCCACCCTCACGAGGTGGAGGGCCATATGGGCAGCGGATGGGCCTCGGTGTTGAACACATACTTATCCAGACTGATCAGCTCGTTGTCGTCAGAGAACAGGAGGAAGAGATACTTTAGCGTCTCACCCAGGAAGAAACTCTCCATCTTATCTCTGGGCGCAGGGTTCAATGGGTCACGGACGTTACCTATAGAGGTATAGCCCCCGCTGGGGACCTGGGACAGGAACCGAGTAAAGAAGTCAAGTTTTTGTTCATTGGGCAATGAACACAATGCATAACATCCAATGTAGCTGCACAAATAAATATCCAATACTGTGCGATAGATTTCCAAAATCAACTGATActgatactatatatatatacagtacagaccaaaagtttggacacaccttctcattcaaagagttttctttatcttcatgactatgaaaattgtagtcacactgaaggcatcaagggctatttgaccaagaaggagagtgatggggtgctgcgccagatgacctgtgcccggttgcatgaaactccttaagctaagaaatcccttagatataaggttaaggggacccttagtgaaacttgggttgcaagaaaaaaccctaagggtttccttaaggaacttaaggctgttattaagtttttccccttaattatCTAAGTGTTCCCTTCAGCGTGGCTACAAAGTCCTTAGTGaccatttcaccttaataaatttaagggaccaaaagagctcccttaagtcaacttaaactcCAAATATGAtggctgatttagtgttaattgaagaggaggaaataccaaggcatgtttttaatgatcgtaataatcccttggagacgatgaatggttgatggaaggctgaaaagtattattattattattattattattataaccacttacgaaaacaataattgccttttcgtcctctgtccagtttggtttaggtttttttgttttctgttatgtttgtactatccatagcaaaaatatattaatacaattgtaattttagcaagggtttggctttgcggttcgttatgttctgtttactgttagcggtagtaactatagcaaccacggcgatctttgccgtatgttgtcagaaactactgtgaaacgcttagtataaacacttaggtaagggtgacagttaagaggtttcttgcaatgctcttaatgaaatcccttacctcagggattttttctccctcagagaaaccctcacttaaggagtttcatgcaaccgggcactggcctccacagtcaccggacctgaacccaatcgagatggtttaggggtgagctggactgcagacagaaggcaaaagggccaacaagtgctaagcatctctcggggaactccttcaagactgttggaagaccatttcaggtgactacctcttgaagctcatcaagagaatgccaagagtgtgcaaagcagtaatcaaagcaaaaggtggctacattgaagaacctacaatatgacatattttcagttgtttcacacttttttgttatggatataattccatatataattcaacatgtgttaattcatagttttgatgccttcagtgtgaatctacaattttcatagtcatgaaaataaataaaactctttgaatgagaaggtgtgtccaaacttttggtctgtactgtatatatgatgaAAAACTCAAATTTACCTTGGCAACTAGAATAAAAtgagctgaaataaaaacaaattaaatcgaAATAGAGCtacataattttttgtaattttacaaaagcacaaaacaaaattctgaaaataaaaacaattaaatatcaatatcaataaatactataatggcataataacactaaaataacaattatctgaaaataaaaaagataaatctattctccttttattattaattttcttttttcaagtgtaaaacgtactcggttactaaacgtaacctcggttctctctagaagatcgaacgagtactgcgtcttagctaagacgctacgggaaaagtctcttttcacgaaatactgaagcaaaaaattatccttaattttgtatttttgtaaagcgcatttgcagcagtacacagccataggcgagacggctcgctcgctcattggcttgttctgcggcaactgcacagcctatcgagcgcaggctgatgcaacatcagaccaataagggcgcttcgcgcccttcttgccacttcccgccgaaatgggtgtggcccaacctataaaaggagctcgaaaaggctgactcacctgatttatttcatcgccgaagcgaaccagagtgaatcgtacgcacggcagagaacgcagtactcgttcgctcttctagagagaaccgaggttacgtttagtaaccgagtacgttctcttacgagagctctctcgtactgcgtcttagctaagacgctacgggaacccgatgtaaaacgcagtgcgcgcagggatcacacaccgataaacctgaagcaacgcccaggatttacagtgcacagtcacctgagggactcacagagagtccgggacagaaaagggggaaagccctccgtcccatatctagcagcatccgtagatgcggcaatatgacatcacacagccgaggcaaggcctgaccaatgtgacaatgcgggtcttacgcaatactgcccatataacagtcggcagcgcatagcgctcatgaattcagaattcccctcagggccctgattcttctataccgacagcagccttgcttgcaaggcgggaacctccaggttatagaacctgataaatgtagacggcgaggcccaacccgccgccatacatatatcctgcaaggagatcccagtagaccacgcccacgacgaggcgacgcctcttgtggagcgtgctctgacgcccaacgggcactgaaggcccctggaagcgtaagctaacgctatggcgtcaactatccatctggatagagtctgtctcgaaacagccattcctttggaacgtccaccgaatgagacaaatagctgctccgtctgccgaaaggcagcagagcgagacacataagctcttaaaaccctgacagggcaaagaagactcgagtctccatcctcccctgacaccggcagggcggacagggcaataacctgagcccgaaacggtgtgttgagggatttcggcacataaccgtgcctaggtttgagtatgacccttgagtcattgggcccaaactccaagcacgactggctcaccgagagcgcgtgcaaatcacccacacgcttcacagaagcgagagccaacaagaatactgtcttgaacgacagatgctgaaggctaaccgattggataggctcaaaagggggacccttcaaggcctccaaaaccgccgcgaggtcccacatagggactgacggagatCTGGGAGGATTCaacctcctagctcctctgaggaaccggatgactaaatcgttccttcctattgactgaccggacgccgtttcagaaaacgccgcgatggccgccacataaactttgagcgtggatggggctctgcccttatccaacagctcctgtaggaaggagaggacctccgtcacctcacaactaaggggtgaataacctcgagctgtgcaccagctggagaacaccgaccacttcgaggcatacagacgtcgtgtcgacggagctctagcctgagtgatggtatttagcactcccactgtgagatcagcgggtaaccgttgagtgcccatacatggagggaccacaactccggttgagggtgccaaatcgagcccctggcctgcgagaggagatctctcctcaacggtaccggccatggggcgacatctgctaattgcatcaaatctgggaaccatggttggttcttccaaagaggtgccacaagcagtattgaacatctcgtttctctcacccgttctatcacctgcggaaggagggagacgggagggaacgcataaagcgggcagcacggccatttccgtgacagcgcgctttcgttcttggaaaagaatgcggggcagtgagcgttttcgtgggacgcaaagaggtccacctccgccatgccaaatctctcccacaacagccgaactgtttgcgggtgtagagaccattcgcccgtagggacattgcctctggacagccttttcccgttctgaccataggccaaaggacggtctgccttcgagcagcgctccccatcccgaagtggaggcgtctgtcgacacagtcgcgccgcagcggaaagaactcgctgcgcgctgaatgcccatcgtgcgctgtggtgacagtcgcgccgtcatggaacacgagttcagaactttACCCAGAAACGGGATCGTCTGACTGGgattcagcgaactcttcgcccaattgacactgaggccgagcttctcgaggtgattgagtaaaacggccctgtggtccacgagctccgctcgtgattgggccagaaccagccagtcgtctaaataattcagcactcgtatgcctctgagtctgagaggagcgagcgctgcatccatgcacctcgtaaacgtacgaggagctacggacaagccgaatggcaggactgcaaactggtatgcctggccctcgaaggcgaatctcaaaagccgcctgtggtttgacgctatctgtatttgaaaatacgcgtccttcagatctatttacatgaaccagtcccctccgcgaatctgcgcgaggagcttcctggtcgtgagcattttgaaactgcgtttcatcaatgccttgttcagctgtcttagatccagtatgggcctgagacccccgtctctcttgggcaccagaaagtatctgctgtacaggcccccctcgctttgagcttgagacacaggctctacagcccctttgctcaacagttttgatatttcggcccgaagtatgtgtgctacttctgttttgaccgtagtttcgacgtgcgctgagaagcgcggtgggcgtcgagaaaactgtagcgagtagcctctctttataatgcctagcacccaatccgaaacccctggaagcgctgaccatgcatctgcatgaatggctaagggctggatgtgacacgcgctctgttgactgggcaacggcggcgctcgagtgtgctgcgcatctgaggcggggagcgcgctgatcacagcgggcagatcgctcatcctcgaccccgttccggcgcttaaccgactggagggaggctgagcgggtcccgtgggactcaatatatctgcgagtaaccgtgggctgcatgtgtgcacttccaactcgccgtctgcctgtgcagaatgtacgtgcacgggcctcgtttttacagaagcgaAACCCGCAgaaccgatctgtgtcgatcttatgtgcgctagccctgtgtgtagggctgtgcttacatgcggggatgggcactgggtagtgggcatcgtcactgtatttaaagcaccatcggccgtggccggacgagcgtgcacgggtttcgtttttacagaaaccacgtgacgcgtgtgacatagtaattgtgggcactgaggggtgggcacgtttactatgtagtgtgcgcgaccgacttgagtcgacattatgagcgcaggccctgtgtgtagggctgtgcttacatgtggagatgggcactgaggagtgggcatcatcacaacatttatagcaccatcggccgtggccggaacaccagaaaaaacactgtttttgtgaaacatctgggtagccgtgataacggcttttgtgtgcaggcaagcgggcactcgtgcaggcttgcgcattgcagaagacactgaggcagtcgcaactcttggaactgcaacagcggcgcgcttgggtgagagctcggccgcagcggaactcgaacaccggcgctttcccagcagtgctaggatgctttcggggcttctggcttcaccgcaatcctctgccgcggcttccgcggcgcggggcgacggctcgaagagcgagaacggggtcccgagctgcgttgctgacgctgtcgtgatggcgcagcaggaggcggtgggcgtgactgagagctctgtggggccggtctagagcggctagctgcagaactggagcgcttcggcaagaagtgcttgaacgcctgcgaagctttctggtcctcggcgaatctctccacaaactcgttgacggaagatccaaagaggccggcaggagttatcggagcgtcaagaaacgcagcgcgctcagactccttgatgtcagaaagcgtcagccacaaatgcctctcagccaccgtagcggaagccataacccgtcccatggcctgtgcagcggacttagtagcgcggagggagagatccgaagcactcctcagatccgcgagacagatcgcttcaggtcccatctcatccagcttgcggagaagatcgccctggaaaatctgtagcgtcgccatggtgtgtaacgcagacgcagcctgcccagcagcagagaatatccgtgcgagcagcgatgacgtcatgcggcaggctttggatggcaacaccgccttagtccgccgtccagcagagggcgggcaaaggtgcgctgctatagcctgttccaccggcggaagtgacaggtagcctctgttcttagcaccgtccagtgtggagaatgctgacgaaacagatgagcggattctcgccgagaaaggagcgtcccaagccttcgccacttcttcgtgaagctcaggaagaaaaggggcgtgttttgagcttgaggaagagcgctcatccggaagatagctaccatccagccgggaacgtgaagggggcgctggtgcagaccactcgaggccgaggctcgccgcggccaacgagagtacacgcatcagctccttatcgatatccccccgtctgctgggcctctgagcagcgggcgcgagatccacggagctcgcccaaccctcactgcccgaagcaagcagagagcacgtgtcttcttcctccgacgcgggcctgagatccacttcctccgatgacgcgtcggcaagcagcggacgctgagcatcgggaagcgatgcaggggagaccggcgaagcggagggaaccggcgagctcggccgagctggaggcggttctggtaggcgctgcggcgcagcggatgatgcaggcttcgagaaggatgccaggcgagtcctcagagtcaccataggcatcaactcgcaatgaggacatccgccatcagcgagcgcgagcgctgcatggtcttcacccagactggagacgcagatgacatgacaatctccttcgctgagcggggttctgcacgagccgcacgaaggcatctttaaaaagacgcagctcttttgtgaatgtgcgtcgcagggcgaacacacacacagaatatcacagaacaaggattataaaggatatgtgcgccggatagcgcagcaggaacggcagtggaaggcggcggtgccagcggcttcaggatggctcgtcctgctgatatgctcttccagacggcgcttgcttcctcgtgatccagcgatgcgtgagcttcgctgaagagatgaaaaatcaggtgagtcagccttttcgagctccttttataggttgggccacacccgtttcggcgggaagtggcttattggtctgatgttgcatcagcctgcgctcgataggctgtgcagttgccgcagaacaagccaatgagcgagcgagccgtctcgcctatggctgtgtactgctgcaaatgcgctttacaaaaatacaaaattaaggataattttttgcttcagtatttcgtgaaaagagacttttcccgtagcgtcttagctaagacgcagtacgagagagctctcgtaagagaatccctgttatatttttttacaaaatgatagAAATATGCTGGACTTTTTGGCATGTAGACCAAAATTACTGTGCATTTCTCACTCACTCTGGTGTACTTGTTGAAACTTTGCATTATGTCCCAGCCCCAGTCCCTGTATTTGCTGTCCTTGGTGAATCTGTACATGTAGAACAGACTCTCAACGGTCTCAGGTCTCAGCAAGTTGTGTCTGTCTGCAGGCTGCACACACATATTGAGAGAggaaaatgacaacaacaaaaaagtcatCCTCATCAGTGCTAAGagcagaaatattttttattcttcatagCAGATATTAGAAAAGATAAACATAAAGGCCTTGACTGCACAACCTGAACACAGTTTCTGCACCATTTGTGGGGGTTATTACCATTTTATTTCAAGCAAAAGGAGAGAAAATGAAAGATGGATCCATTCCAAAACCTGCATCAGCAGTTTAAGGCCACGGCTCCAAACGCCCAGGGAGTTTATTGTCAGAAATGAGTGGTGACTGTATAGGTTAATGTACCTTCACATCTATGTCCCGCCCGTTGTTGGACTGCAGGTTAAAGTGAGCAATCTCTGGGCTCAGGCCCGTCTCCATCTGTGCATACATCTGATGGCACGTCTCCATCAACTGCAGAGCCAGCTCCATGTGATCAGCAGGCAGGCCGTTGTGAACACCGAGAGCCAGCGTGCCAGGAAGAAAACACACCAAATGATCCTGgatcagacagagagagaaagaaagcatgcaagtttgaaacaacatgagagtgagcaaATAATACCAGATATAACTCCTTATTTTTTGGTGATCAATTCCTTTTAGAACGATACTTGGTGACAGAAATGTGGTGAAGTTATGACTCACCATTTTGAGATTGAGACGGCCGTTGGACAGCTCCCCAACAAAGGTCAGTTTACTAGGAGAGGTCTGTCTCAAGAGATTCTTTCTGACACCTTCTATAGCCTGAAGATAGTCCTCCAGCAGCCTAGAAAGACACACACTCATCGTCCTCTGCATTTGATTTGCAGTGATTTAGTTCGCCATCTAGAGGCAAAATAAACTATTGCATTTTAATTGTACATGAGAGCATCCCAGACTTCAGATGATCCTCATACGTGTCTGTGATGTATAAAATCCAACATACAGAAAGTGAGGGGTGCAATTCAACCCCATCAAGGTTTTAGTGAGATTAGCCAGACAGGATAGATACAGAGCTCATTTAAATGGACCACCTTCCCCGTAAATGGCTAATATATCCATCACTGACCTGGTCTTGAGTGGATTTGATATTCCAGACCAGAGATATTTATCAAACCTCATTAAAAGTCAGTGTCTACTGAACCCCAGTGAACACCCTTTTATTGAATTATTCAAAAGCGAAcccaatgaaaaaaataacatcaGCTAGAAGCAAGTGCATACGATGTCAACACAGCAAACGAGACTCAGGTGTGAGCAGAAGCACTGATGTGAAAGACAATGAGACATCAAGCTCAAGAGACTGAATCGCACTGACAGAGAGAACAGGAAGACAGAATATACAGATGTGCATCCCTACTCAATACTTAACCATGAGACGTGACGCAGTTAATTCAGTTGAAAATATTGCAttcgttttttttacattaaaatacgtTGAGAAACCTTGTATCAACAAATAGTGTGAGTTTGGCATGGGTCTGTTTGACTTGCCAATGGCTGACAGTTCAGAAATCCAGTTTGAAAATgggcattatttttttatgactatTGGGTTTTTCTAATGTGCAccaattacacacttcacctttcgTCGAATTCACAAGAGGTTTTTAAGTGCTAGAGAGCAGACGGTCACAACTGAAGCATCTGCActtgaaatacaaaatataattcaAGACCTCTTAAAACGAATTCCACCAAGAAACAACTAAGACATCAGATTCAAATATCTAATAGTGAATGCTGACTGAAGTCACCTCCAGGTTTTCAAGATTAATGCACATGCCCTGTACCATGTACTGTAACTATGCAActtatttaactattaaaacatgctcagtctttttttttctttctcagtgcAATTCACCCTTTCAGTGACTGACAATGGGAATCAATCATATCACCCCATCTGTGACCAGAATCATAACCTCAGTACATTAGGCTCAGAAAGCATCGCCAACTCCCTGGAACCCATTAGCTAAAAGCACCAGTGGGCTATTGACACTCAGTCTAAGTGCTGAATTTATGAACGGTCAGTCAAAGCTGCATTTGTATCTGATGTTAACTCACTCAGTTTCTTTCTTGCCACTTTGTAGCCACTGTTTGAGCAGGTACTCATAGTAGCTGTCCGCACGGGCCCCCAGCGTAAAGGCCCCTCGACGTGTGAATTTCCCACTGTTTGTGTTGATGAACATGGGCACCAGACCGTCATGCTTTCCCTCCAATCGGTGGACCTGTCTGGTCACCTCCTCCACTGCATTCTGAAAACAGAGGAATGCATCGtatctcaaataaaataaaatattttgaaatgtgaaaaattacattaaagtacaaaaaataaaatggtgaaataataataactcaataataaaaaaattaagtacctGGTACTGCGGGTCCTTTGTGAGTCTGCTGAGCTCTCTGAACTCCAGCTGAATGCTGGTCACCTCTGCGACTGTGCTGTCTGTGGTCCAGCGTGGAGGGTGAGCAGTTCCTTCACCAATGTTCACATCAGAGTAGGGGATTTTAGACGGGGTTTTGAAGGCAGGCATTAATCTGGACCCAATGTCTTTCTGCAAGAAAAGAGACAACATGTATTGAGGTCTGTGGTCTATTAAAAATGTTACATCACAAGACCTAGCTGTATGAGCCAAAAGCTGTCAACCTTTATGGCTATACTTCGCATTTACTaggacaaaaataaattataatggaGATGATACTAAGTGCTTACAGCTTTATCCAGGAAGAGAGTGTCACCAGTCAGGTGGTATGTGCTCAAGAGACCCCCCAATATACGGATGGTACTCTCAAAAAGATTCACATCCACATTCTTGGAAAAGGACAATTCTGTCTCAACCCACTTTCTGGCCTCAGCAAACTCTATTACagaaagaatgagagagagagagagagagagagagagagagagagagagggaggaaaagaCAAAAGGAGGgacataaagaaaaaatataatttttccattATTACTTGAAGTTTTTATTGCTTAGTTACTATACTTTCCACACACTATctagtttatttaaatttgtcTACTAACAATGTCCAATAAAGAATATGGAAATTTTTTGTATGTAGACATCTGATCATAAAGGCTTTTTAGTATGAAAGAGTGCAATGGTCATCctaagttttctttgaaaaaaaaagaaaaataaataaataaattgcagctTGGTGACacgtaaaaaatacattttatgtaagtaAAAATATTTGCCtgggtttttctttattttctttgctTTTCACGTATCATATTTCATCTCAAGAATGCACTTCACTGACACtgtatttgattttttaaaataatttttacccaGTAAATAACTAAATGGATTTTTATGGAtggatttttctattttaaagtggcaagacaaaattaataaattccatacataaaagccatctgaaagatggagaaaaaaaaaaagaaaaatgaaaaaggttTAAAACGGtcacttataataataatcaacttCTGGGAATTAAAAGTGCCTGTGGCTGAAGAAACCTCACCCTCATGTTGACAgtttgaaagaaaacaaagaacaGATTTGAAATTTGCATACAGTGGTCATGAAACTATAACTATTAATTAAAAGGCTCACCGTCTTTAAGTCCCAAGATCCACATGGTGTCCAGTGCATCTATGAGAGTGAGGCCCAGGCCGAACCACTCTCCATGGGTCTTAGATACGGGTTTCAGTTCATCATGACCCCAAGCAAAGGCCTTATAGCCCTTCCACGCGTGCCTGAAGGCCTCCAGCACTGCATCAACACGATCCACGGCCTTCACTGTGAACGAGTACAACAAATAAGTCACAGACAAATATTGAGAAGATGATCAAATGTCTTTGACAGTTGATCTTAAGCACAAGCTAAACTCTAGCACGTAAACCTGCACAGACAAATACCTCAAATTGTGGAATGAATTCTGATACCTGGTTTTAAGTTGGCAGCATCCTCGGCATCAGCCTCGGTTCCTTCTTTTCCATGTGCAGTAGACTGAAGCTCCGTCCCCTGCTCCGCCTCGATCATCGCCCCACGCCAGCTAGGAATTCAAAAAGTGGCATCAGTTGTGACAGCAGCTCATCTAAGATCCAACCCAGTGATTCATCAAGCGTAATAGCACCGTTTCCTCCCACACGCCTCATGAATATAACCACAATTACACACGAGCAGGAGGTGGAGTCCCGCGACAGGACACACAACTCTGTGTTACCAGCTCAACTGTAAACAAGTGTTTATCTTCAGCTCCTGTTGTTTATTTCTCTGCTCTTTCTAAAAAGGAGAGTTCCTcctaaaattacaattctgttattatttactcactctcacatTTATTTCTTCTGCGGAATAAAAAATGTGATATTTTGATTTGTCACTGTAAGGAGACCCAATTGTGTGAGTGAGACTAATAGCAAAAAGCGCCAATAAACATCATTATTACTGTCTGAGCTTTAATACCTCTACTTATTCAAAGGGTTAAATATTAagccaaaaacaaataaatgtcaaTGTCTGATCCAATGCAAATTATCATCATCAAAATGCTCTTAAAAAAAGTGGCCTCATTTATTGAATGTAACCAGACCAAACCTAATGACTGTTTTTGCTTCTTTCCCTCCATCTTCATCTCTCTTGACCGTGGCTTCTTCTCCATCTTTCAGCTGCCAGTCTGACACATTCCCTCGCTTCTGCAGTGCTGGAGGACCACGCTTGCTAGGGGGCTTCCTCTGCAGATTCAAACCACACAACATAAAAAGACAAGAGTAGGTGAAGAAACTAGTAAAATCTATTTTAATCTAGTATTTTATAAGTTCGGTGAATTAATGTGCTTAGATCAGCATGGTTATGGTttactttattaatataatattaaaatatattcataatcaaaacaatatttgtttatattttttatttagaatttagaaatactatttttatataataaaaaatattttttttttattttctttattactgCTAatattaacttatatatatatatatatatatatatatatatatatatgttttttttattaacattgtatatatttttaattattaatattaagtaataattttgaaataattatttaatctttttttatgtagAAACAATAGCAATCTTTACTAAATTATTTACTAAATATGCATTGTGAATATAAAATTAttgttaatgcttttattttgaattaagattgtatcattttcatttattaatataataatacaatttttaataatatttatttatttgagaaaaaatatttagaatgaagaaaatttaacattttacatattttacagcTCAATTCTTGTTTAAGCTGATCTTTTCAACAGGAGCTGTAAAAACCTTTGCAAAagagtagaaaaaaatataaattaaccatattattttacattatccATAATATCTGAGAAGTCTTCCT from Carassius carassius chromosome 47, fCarCar2.1, whole genome shotgun sequence harbors:
- the LOC132130619 gene encoding endoplasmic reticulum mannosyl-oligosaccharide 1,2-alpha-mannosidase-like — encoded protein: MYSPQRKDFVSLTLGEQHSRRYTNSKHRRQSCWRKWKQLSRLQRSLILFLLAFLFICGILSYPSLTEQWRGLSDRSLKEDWVEMDNQGLRPIPPVFVPKLPPGVVPGVQDIPPEVMPEIQRPSIPLLPKPPAMRKPPSKRGPPALQKRGNVSDWQLKDGEEATVKRDEDGGKEAKTVISWRGAMIEAEQGTELQSTAHGKEGTEADAEDAANLKPVKAVDRVDAVLEAFRHAWKGYKAFAWGHDELKPVSKTHGEWFGLGLTLIDALDTMWILGLKDEFAEARKWVETELSFSKNVDVNLFESTIRILGGLLSTYHLTGDTLFLDKAKDIGSRLMPAFKTPSKIPYSDVNIGEGTAHPPRWTTDSTVAEVTSIQLEFRELSRLTKDPQYQNAVEEVTRQVHRLEGKHDGLVPMFINTNSGKFTRRGAFTLGARADSYYEYLLKQWLQSGKKETELLEDYLQAIEGVRKNLLRQTSPSKLTFVGELSNGRLNLKMDHLVCFLPGTLALGVHNGLPADHMELALQLMETCHQMYAQMETGLSPEIAHFNLQSNNGRDIDVKPADRHNLLRPETVESLFYMYRFTKDSKYRDWGWDIMQSFNKYTRVPSGGYTSIGNVRDPLNPAPRDKMESFFLGETLKYLFLLFSDDNELISLDKYVFNTEAHPLPIWPSTS